The Pyrus communis chromosome 8, drPyrComm1.1, whole genome shotgun sequence region ATTCATAGAAGCAGCCTTTTACTTCCATGCACCATGTAGTGAAATTTAACACTTCCTCGCCTGCATAATTGAATTCTACATAAGAATTCCTATAACTTTTCGAAATGAACGAAGCAGATAGAAGAATAACAGCCGCGCTAACTACTAATCGCTAACTACTAATCGATCTTAATCGGCCTTAATCTCTTACATATAAATCATATCTTGTGTGTATTACAAGAGGGAAGAATATGGGCTAATAATCAATTTGGTTACGTCCTTCTAACATTctgattattttaaaaaatagttaCAAGAAGAAACCAACCATAAATGGATAGTGCTCTTCACGCATACCGTTTATACTTGTATATGTGGAAAGGACTCAGAGTTTGCTGGAAGACGAACGAAACAACGAATGTCGACCTTCAGCAATAATCTCCCCAGATGCTTTGTTTCTTAGAAGTACATAGGTTCCAGAATAACGTCCTCTTTGTCCTAACCGTTTCGAGGTGATCTCTAACTCATCCTGCAATTTGAGAGATCGAAAGTGATCAGATGCTATAGCTCTCTTCGAACAATCTGATAAAATCAGAACGATACAGAGAAAAGATGTTCAAGCAAGAAATATCCAAACGAGAATCATATAACACCAGCACAAGACGAGTAGGAAAAATCCCAATATTAGAAACATAAGAACATAGCCAAATGTGCATGGAAATGATCCTAAAAGATTGTTTAGAAATGATAATCATTCTTtccctttgacaaaaaatacTCACGGCAGATCAAACTCATATTCATGAGAGTTAAAACCTATGACCTTGAGAAAAATAGAGAGACAAAACTATCCATTACAGTAACCAAATTCTGAAAATCAAAATATGAAGGGAAATAATTCCGATCCATCGAAACCAGACCTATAATGGGTTTTCCAGCACATAGTTCATACATTTGCAAGCTGTTAGATTGAACGTGGACATGTATGGCCAATTCAGAGGTTGCCATGGAGAGCATAAatctgaaacaaaaaaaaggggATTTACTACTTAGTGAAAGCTTTGCTTACATTAAGCTTCGCATTTGCCATGTACGAGATGGACATATCCACTGAAACGTTCATAGGGATATGTGGAACAAAAACAGTAGAGGCACCAACCATATCAACAAGGGTTGCAATTGCACCATTAGCCAGATTTCCAGCTCTATCCTGCAAACAATAGAAACACATTTCCAAAATTACTCACAAGCAACTCGTGTTTTCAATAAATATCACCAATACTAATTGCATCAAATCCCACTAAAAAAATTTGAGCTGTTAGGAAAAGAATCAAAGGTTTCTATATCAATCAAATCCACCTGTGAATTTGACAATTCAAGATAAAAGCTTGATTCTTAAATACTCAAGATCCTCCACTCGAGAGTCTGAATCCCACATCGTGCAAGGGAAGCTTGGCTAATAGTTTAAAATCAATGGGACACTCCCTCCTATTGCCAATTGGTAATGCCTCACATTCCAAAACTTCCTCTATCCTACGAAGACTTAGAAAGAGACTATAAGAAAATATATGGC contains the following coding sequences:
- the LOC137742575 gene encoding uncharacterized protein isoform X2, whose product is MREESLAPKLEDAKKYLEVTQDESEAVSRLVFPSDRSIYDHFVESGIRVDRVQPGFVVCTFTVPRRLTDRAGNLANGAIATLVDMVGASTVFVPHIPMNVSVDMSISYMANAKLNDELEITSKRLGQRGRYSGTYVLLRNKASGEIIAEGRHSLFRSSSSKL
- the LOC137742575 gene encoding uncharacterized protein isoform X1, encoding MREESLAPKLEDAKKYLEVTQDESEAVSRLVFPSDRSIYDHFVESGIRVDRVQPGFVVCTFTVPRRLTVSLPTAHPLFLDRAGNLANGAIATLVDMVGASTVFVPHIPMNVSVDMSISYMANAKLNDELEITSKRLGQRGRYSGTYVLLRNKASGEIIAEGRHSLFRSSSSKL